From Periophthalmus magnuspinnatus isolate fPerMag1 chromosome 1, fPerMag1.2.pri, whole genome shotgun sequence:
ATCTCATCATCTCCagccccctgtgtgtgtgtgtatgtgtgtggtgtgtatgtgtgcgtgtgtatgaaCTTCTTCTTCTGTGATTTAGTGCATGTATTCTGTCGAGCTAGCAGAAACTTTTGCATGTGCGTGTGGTTAGTCAGTAGCCAGAACTAACTCCAAGCCACAATATTTTCCCAGTTCACTCGTGTTGTATATGATCTATTCTACACAGACAAGGCCGGGTGTTTCGGAAGGAGCACGAGGATGAGTGATGGCCGCagctgagagaaagaggggggggggggtgaggatgaggagggccGTGTTTGTGGAGTGGGCTGGGGTTGAGCACACAGTAGCGCCTCTGACCTAGAAGGACAATATTTGCAGACCACACTTGACATGCATAAATACACATACCCACATGGAGAGGCGGAGTGGACAGAATACTCTTCAGCGACTCAGGTAGGCTACTTATTGACTAAAGGGACAGCGCGCTCTGGGTCTGCTCAGCTCCACGACTGCGGTTCGTCGGTGTGTAGCAACATAACACAAAGACATGATGAGATTATTAAATAGAATATCAAGAAAAGAGAAATCACTAGTTATTTTTTGtgctttattcattttttttatatctagaACACTAGGCACAGACAAATACTGCAGTAGCCTATGTGAATATGCTGGATATAGGTACAAAATACAGATtattattgatactaaaactaggaAACACAAATACGAGAAGCTATTAGCATTATAAATAGTCTTAATCTTTTTCAGAAGTAGGGAAACAGTTATTTAAGATGTTGTGTACAGTTATAATTGAGATAGCAAAGGAGACAGGAGTTATCTGGACTTATTGGTatagagtttttcttttttatagagTTTTTTCCTAAAATTATCAGAGTATGACCCAAGATGCCGCAAGATAACAatgaaaatgtgtatattttaagGTCTATAACGGGGAAATCACTGTCATGGGTTCCAAACTTTTCAAGTACTAGCCTGAACTTGACCTAAACTCCGTACTATTCTCTGTAAACGTGCATGCTGAGGCTGTAGCGCTGTGGCTGGGACGGTGGCAGAGTTGTTAGCATTGCCGCctcaaagagagaaagatgtggtttgaatcctggaCCACAAGGATGAGACCTGTTTTCTGTATGTGTACTCCACTTTCGCTTCGTGAGTTCTACTTAAACGTAACTCAACTTTGACTTTAACCGTTGTACTCCAGCTGAATAAACAACAAGCCTTCCAATACCAACACTGATAGCCTAGAAATGAGATGTTAGTTAtgtttgtcatctttttacTTCATAATTGTGCGGATAACTTGCTACGCTTCATTTGTGTCACAGTTTCGACGGTGACCATGACCGTGCAGCTATAGGAAATAGAGGGGAAAGTGTATAAATGATTtgaaattaattacattttaatatagatCATTTCTAATCACCAGTGACAAAGGTTTAGCTGTGGACATTTGGATTAAAAAGTCCCAATTAGTTGTAGAATTCAGAGTGTGGAggtaaaaagtttattttgggTTCAATGGAAATTATTCAAAAGTCTGGATTGTTTGTGCtcagacatttttttgttatggATCAATGAGATAAATTGTTATTCTCTTTATTGAATTACTGTTGACAGACTAGACAATAATGGGCTAGGAGAAGACAAATACCCAAATATGATCAATTGTGTGAGtatttgttgtgtgttgtggttTTGTTGGGGTTGTAATGTTTTTCTGGATGATATTAACTGGGTCACTACTTGGTCAGTGGCATTGTGAATTGTCTCCTTGTTTGGACATTTGCGAGGTGTGAGTCAGAACAGTGTCAGCGCCCACTTCTCAATAACAGCACTTTCTtgtttaaatataaacaaaaggtTTAGGGACTTCCACAATGACTTCTCAAACAAACGACTTAGATATTCCTGGAACTATTGGAAAAACACCATCCCCTTTTCCTCATATCTGgattttgtaatgtgtttacaCTGCTTCATACCTGTGTCTACGCGTAGTACAATAGAACAACTGCTTGACCTCTGACTGAACCGGAGCACAATACAAGCCCAGATTAGAAAAACACTCCCTTAAAATCTTGCGCACACACCGTTCTCACCCAACGGCTTTCGTTCGTTTTGTTCCTGTGAAGTGGGTTGAAGGGCGAGGTTGCAGTCAGGTTCACACCCTTCCTGACCCACCAaacctcccttctcctcctccattgGCCAGTCCCACATCTGGAGCTAACTGTGTGTTCTTGCTCATTTGTTAATAATTAAAGGCTCAGTGAGCGCGTGGACTTTAATCAGGCCTCTTGCACACACATGTGTGCTCTCCCTTGGGGTACATTCTTCTGACAGTTCATCTCGCCTCAATGGTCtgttgaacacacacacacaatcacgtTCATAAACAGTACACAGCCATCACAGCTGCACCTGGTCACAAGCGAGGAAACTGGAACCACTTTGAAAATCAAAGTGTTTTTCTTAGAACGAGTCAGTGAGATTCAATCCTCTTTCTAATTGAGATTTCTGCCATATTTGGGGCTGGTTAGTTTTATGTGTCAGAGCTGATACTTGCTATTATTGGACCCCATGAAACTTAAAATGACGTGCGTGTTTCCTTGTTTCTGTTGTAATAAAACCGAAGATGTTTGGGACATGACAAACTGTCCTGTTATTGTTGGTAAAGATGATTGATAGATTGACAGGAGGTTTCAGGCTGAGGGAAGGAGGAGCAGGATCATAAAATATCACATACATTAAACGACAGAGTAAGCTGTAATTGAACTGTGTTTCCTGTAACTACTTATATTTTATATGAGCAGTTATATTTGTTAATATAGCAGTTATTATATTTAGAATGTGATAAATATTGCTCTGCACTTCTGGTTTGTGTTTGAAATCATATGAGTAAACTTGGCATTTCCATGTGTTTTGTAGGTTCTTGGGCTGTGCAGCCATGCTGATGTATGATTACCCTCTGAAAACAGACATGGAGACGGTAAGGCACGTGTGTTTGTGTAACTGCAGCtttagtgtgtgaatgtgtgtgtcctAATCATGCCCGGACATGTTTTGAAGACACACTACTCTGACTCTGGCCCTTGtgcacacacctacacaccgCTACAGATACTATGTGTCTAGACGGACTGGTTCCCACATAGCGCCTCTTCCTGGACAAACAGGCTTCCGCTGCACACTGGACATTTGCATACAATGGATACACTCTACCAGGCAGTGGTTTAATGTACACACATTCATGTACTGTACTCTGAGGGCTAAGAGAATTGATTTGACTAACAGAAACTTACAAAATCACGGCCAAGAATGAGCAGTTAGAAATGTCTGTGTATACGAGAATGCCCTTAGTAACGTCTGGATCATCTTATTTTGTTTGATATTCACAAGCATGTTGTGTCTTTGCCAAATGTAAATTTAGTAACAGTTAAATTTATGGACGGTTTTACTATATGGGAGTAACACTTGTTGGTTGAGACATGTCTtccttgttttttattgcaaagcGGATGTTTCTAATGCTCTGcttccttcccctcctctctccctttctctttctccttctctcctgcaGTCGTTCTACTCACCATATTCAGAGACATATAGAGTCATCCTGCCCTCGTCCCACCTGTATCCCTCCCCTCTGCCCGCCTTCTCCTCGCCCAACCCCCCTGTCAGCACCCAGCACAGCGGCAGCACCCAGTTGGAGCCAGTCGACCTGTCCGTCACCAAGCGGTCCTCCACggcctcctccgcctcctccctgtcccctccctgctcctcatCCCCCGTGTCCTCCCGCAGCTCTCCCTCACCCCGCTGCTCGCCCCTGCGCTCCTCGCCGCCTCACCTGCCCCCCCACGCGCCCACGCTGTCCTACCCCGCCATGGTGGCCCCTCTCCTCGGCGGCGCTCAGGGGGTCATACAGCCAGGGGTCATGGTGTCTCCGGTCATGCTGCCCCTGTCCGTTCTACTGCCCCCTCCGCTCCACCTGCACCAGCCCCTAATGGTCAGCCCGCCTCTCGCCACAGAAGAGGAACACCATCGCAGCAGAGAGCAAACAGGTGAGGTCGCACGTCATGTTTtctctgtgaaaaaaaaaaaacgggaaAAAACAGGATGTGCGAATGTAGGAGTTTTGTGGAAGGAATGTGCTCTTGTCTGGGGCCGTTTCCTCATAAACAATTTCATTCTTTAATTGTTCCCTTTTATATAAAATTAGGAAGTGTTATTATCATTACATTCTCTGTGCTTAGAATAGATACTTGCTACTTTTAATGACTTCATAGAGGTCACTGCTGAATCAAccatgttaaaaatgaatatccAAAGGTTCACAAATAATGATTGGATGGATTAGTTattatcaaaatacacaaaatacacaattcCACGTAAACTCACTCTGGCATAGTTTACAGCTGGCAAATGAAACATCACATTCATTATCTCAAAGACAGAATAGCAGAGATTAAAAGATTACTTTCAAACTTAAACACAACTCTACGAATAGCTTTATGACGTAGTAAAAAGTCAATTTGCTTTACACGCACAGTAGTAAAATATGTTCTTTGCTGTATGTCACTAACTGCTCGAAATATGTGGCCTTTTCAGCGCATTTTAAGAAGCCCCTGGAGCTGCGGGGAGACGCCCCTGACTTGCATAAGCCAATCAAAACGGAGCCTCGCCCAGAGATAAGCCATGACCCCATCAGCGGACATGAAAAGAAACCACCATCCCTCAGGATACCACACGAGTACGAGTGAGTTAGCATACAGACATTAGCGTACCTTAACCTCAGCATTAACTCACCTTTTTAAATAGATTTCCCTTGGAGCTCATCATCAACACAAAAACGAAACCAAGTGGAAGTAAAACAGTTGATTAGTATAGAAACGACGGGAGCGGGCTGGGTCTTTGGGGTGTGTCGGATTCCTTCATTCCTCTGATGATCTTACTTTGATTTCTTGTCCTGTCTGTCACTCACACTTCTCTTTCGAGGCACTGCTCCTTATCTCTTGCGATTATTGAACGAGTTGTCAAATATTTTAGAGTTTGGGTACATGCTGTTTTGTTCAACTGCATTGACCTGTCACGATGATCACTGTTTCGACTTAGAACAACATATTtttagggtcaatatttatcgtgtgtacttttaactttgcactactgggacatttttggttatttttgtggCTATATGATAGGATTTGAGGCATAAAAGAGTGAATTAATAACatctgtgactcattacagatgtaaactaagtactaaagtgtttaaatccgctgtttatttattggagcgcatgattttttttaacaatattgtagatttggaatcgtttttgtggtttaaatctataCCAGTGGCgtaaatttgtttaaatatcatcgtttatcatctatactTACTTTATTGAtacatcaaacttcaaaatatgttatcgtgcAGGcctaaaatgacacaaatcggTTTATGTAAACAAGCAAGAGGCAGTTTaatccagttttattttaacatcagGTAAATAGCAGCTAATGTGTGTTGTAAAGTCAAAGGAATCTTTAACTTTGTCCCTCCCCTTCTCAATCCCCTattcatctcttcctctcccactcttctcttctcctttgtGCTGCTGGCCTGCGGCTAAAACAGTCTTTCCTATCGAAGAAATAATTGCAGGTTATGTAAAACTTGTAATAGTCAGAGAATGTTGCCAGTGCTTGCATTGTGTAGTGTGCGCTCGGTTGCCATGATGAGCTGCAGTTGTTGTCAGCCTGCCAACTTTAAAATAATTGGGCCCTTCAGTTGGGGTGGGTGTGTCCGGAGTTGTCATCACCTCTTTCTcaagacacactcacacacatgaaCATAAATATACTGCATGTACTGTTTATAATAAATAGGTCAAAAGAGCCCTGCTTGTAAAATGATGGGGCTGACACGAGCAGCGCCGTGTAGTTGGGGATTTTCTACACATTCCTTCTACGCAAAGTTGATCTGTGACGGATTCATATTTCAACACTCGACACCTGCTCTCAACTGCCACTTACTCACACCCCGACACTCAAGCTGTAATGATAGCGTGGACTGACAAttcctttttgtttgttttggctctTTTTAAGTCTCGTTTGTAGTTACTGTACGGGTTCATGTCTCCAGTGTTCCCTCCAAGCGTGTTATTATAGGATAGGGTTAATTGCCAAAGCTTCATACAGGAAACGTTAAACTAAATGATCTGGCTGCTGTACATTACAAACTGAACAAAGAACTAGGCAGACAATCACGGTTATTACTGTagcgacttatcgttcagtatatgttGGATGGAAGAGGatttatgataataataatattctttgttattttttgcaatacaaTCAGATTTacggttgaataaataacttctatggctcattaccGATGCAAACTAAGCATAAAGTGTGTCATTCTACTATTTATTTagtgcagttcatgttttttttgacagttctgtacattttaaatactttttgtgCTATAAATTTGGTCTTTGGtatttgtgtcagtggcatattgtttatcgtctatatattatatacttcagcaatatatcaaacttcagaatttgttatcgtgacaggccagcGAAGAACTTGACTGACAACATTGTGAAATTTGACTTACTATGTTTCCTTAATTGGCAGTTCTTATGGTTTTTGGTGAGAATCATATACCAGGCTTATTGTTACTTCTGCAGGTGACAGCTCTTCCtaatgttttttggggttttgtttgtgtgttgcagGGTGAACAGTCCTTCAGTCATAGTCCATTCTCGCACACAACATCCTCTTCCAACTGATTCACCAGACTCACTCAAAAAGCGACGGATTCACCGCTGTGACTTCTCTGGCTGCAATAAGGTCTACACCAAAAGCTCCCACCTCAAAGCCCACCGCAGAACCCACACAGGTACGTTCCCGACTGATGAAGCTCACAACAAACTAAATTTATGTGCATACGTCTAATTaagttaaatgtgtgttttgtctaCAGGAGAAAAGCCATACAAGTGCATGTGGGAGGGCTGCACGTGGAAGTTTGCTCGGTCCGATGAGCTCACGAGGCATTTCCGCAAACACACAGGAGTCAAACCTTTCCAATGTCCAGACTGTGAGCGCAGCTTCTCCCGCTCCGACCACTTAGCTTTGCACAAGAAGCGGCACCTGTCGTTGTGAGACTGTTCTGCTTGTGTTGGACTACAGCAGCTCTTTGGGATGGGCTAAACTTTGGGAAAGCCCTAAATGCACGGGGCCATGAAAGTGTTCCTCAGGGTGGAAACTCTTTCGcctcatacaaaaaaaaaaaaaaaaaaaaaaaaacatattatgcTTAAATCCTCAGATTTTCTACCAGCTCAGCAGACAAGAGCAGGGGTGTCAGCATCTCAGCTGGTTTGAAGGTGCTGCCCACTTGTGGCCATTTAACCAAACTGCAAATTTAAACTTTCCTAAACAGACCAGCGTGCCAAAGCTTTTATCACTTTCACAACACTT
This genomic window contains:
- the klf3 gene encoding Krueppel-like factor 3, which codes for MLMYDYPLKTDMETSFYSPYSETYRVILPSSHLYPSPLPAFSSPNPPVSTQHSGSTQLEPVDLSVTKRSSTASSASSLSPPCSSSPVSSRSSPSPRCSPLRSSPPHLPPHAPTLSYPAMVAPLLGGAQGVIQPGVMVSPVMLPLSVLLPPPLHLHQPLMVSPPLATEEEHHRSREQTAHFKKPLELRGDAPDLHKPIKTEPRPEISHDPISGHEKKPPSLRIPHEYEVNSPSVIVHSRTQHPLPTDSPDSLKKRRIHRCDFSGCNKVYTKSSHLKAHRRTHTGEKPYKCMWEGCTWKFARSDELTRHFRKHTGVKPFQCPDCERSFSRSDHLALHKKRHLSL